One window from the genome of Cryptomeria japonica chromosome 6, Sugi_1.0, whole genome shotgun sequence encodes:
- the LOC131856014 gene encoding F-box protein GID2-like encodes MVFDGQRMMKQKKNNYGDIINNVDAMQEILSHLDADALAMASCVCRRWHQAAIDDSLWEVICTKHWPATAIPFGRIRCVVNVMGGFRRLYVNWLHPLRRSAYYHNDSAFKENNLLWSEDQVQLSLSLFSVEYYKKLGSFTTGSCHKLSAIPSVPSIL; translated from the coding sequence ATGGTATTTGATGGGCAAAGAATGATGAAGCAGAAGAAGAACAACTATGGGGATATTATCAATAATGTGGATGCAATGCAAGAGATTTTAAGTCATTTGGATGCAGATGCCTTGGCAATGGCCTCGTGTGTGTGTAGAAGGTGGCACCAGGCAGCCATTGATGATAGCTTGTGGGAAGTCATTTGTACTAAACATTGGCCTGCAACTGCCATTCCTTTTGGACGGATAAGATGTGTGGTGAATGTTATGGGTGGGTTCAGGCGCTTGTATGTGAACTGGTTGCATCCTCTCCGTAGAAGTGCTTATTATCATAATGATAGTGCTTTTAAGGAGAATAATCTACTGTGGAGTGAGGACCAAGTtcagctctctctttctctcttctctgtGGAGTACTACAAGAAACTTGGGTCTTTCACAACTGGATCCTGCCACAAATTATCTGCTATTCCAAGTGTTCCTTCTATTCTATAG